The region GCGCAAGAAAAGCGTTGACTGAGAGTGAAATCCAACGCCGGGTTTCGCATGCTCTTGATGTATTTATGAGAGCTTACTCTCCTGAGCAGCGATGAAGCATTGGCCTAACATCAAGGCCCATCCCTCGCTCAAAGCGGAACTTTGGATAAGCTAACGCGTCCCGTTTGCGCCAGAAGCGGAGGCGTTTAAACCCGGCGTTTTCATTCGGTTGCCTTTAATAGCCGGCAAATTTAGCGGCAAGAGCCTGTCGGCGGTTTGTGCAGGCCATCACCCACCGGAGAGGATATCGCCAGGATTGACAGTCAGGTCGACGTGTTGCTTTGCACTATCCTCAAGAACCGCCTCAGGCGCGAAAATATTGCCATGTGTTGATATAACCGCCAGCTTCACGATGCGCTCCTGTCTGAAAGCACTCGTTACCCCTGAAAACTCCTGACGGCGGATGCCCGGCATTCAGACACAGCGCACGCCCTGTTTTCCGTTGGCCCGCGCCGTCTGATGTTCCCGCTTTACAGCCCTGCGCAGGGGGGGATGGAAGACAACACCGGATGGCCGCTCAGGCGCAACTGCGCGCGTTCGCCGTCGTGGCGTAATTCGCCGTGCGCGCCGAGCGGCAGCGTGACGGTCTCCTGCTCGTGGCCGAACGCGAGCCCGGTCAGCACCGGTATATTGAGCCGTTCGCGCAGAAGGGCGGCGACGCTTTCCAGCGAGTAACCGTCGTCATAATCATTGCTCGCGGCGGCGGTAAAGCTGCCCAGAATCAGGGCCTTCTGGCGTGCCAGGATCCTGGCGGCGTGCAGTTGCAGCAGCATGCGCTCCACGCGGAACGGGTGTTCGTTGATGTCTTCCACCACCAGAATGCCGCCGTCAATCTGCGGCATCCACGGCGTGCCGGTGATGGATGCCAGCATCGCCAGGTTACCGCCCCAGACGGTGCCTGCGACAGCGCAGGGCGCGCCGTCGCTGCGCCACGCGAGCGTAAATTCCGGTTCGGTCAGCGCCTGCCAGAAGTGACGCCAGGTAAAATCGTTCATCTCCGGCGCGCCGAAATTGCCCGCCAGCATCGGGCCGCTGAAGGTTATCGTGTTGCCGCGCGCCAGCAGGCGCATCTGCAGCGCCGTGAAATCGCTGTGGCCGCAAATCAGCAGCGGGTTTTCTTTCTGGCGGGCAATCAGCGGCGCCGGATCGAAGATGTCCAGCAGGCGCGTCATGCCGTAGCCGCCGCGCACCGGCATCACGATAACGTCATTTTCAGACAATGCGCTCAAGGCCTGTAAATCGCCCAGCCGCTCATCGTCGCGCCCGGCGAAACGCTGCATGCGGCGCGTGATAACCTGCTGATTATTAACCGTTAAACCGGCTTCTTCGAGACGGCGGACGCCGCGCCAGGCGGCATCCTGATTAAGGCAATAACCGGACGGGGCGATGAGATGAATACGGGCCATAACAAATCCTTGCTGACATACCAGGCGAAACCGCTATCATGCCGCTAACCTTAGCGGTTGTCACCCGGACGCCCGCGCTGCGGTTCGGGACGACGCATTGTTTTGCACTGATATGGAAAGGAAAGTTGCGTGAAATTGAGATGGTTGATGTGGTTAGTGGTGTTTCTCGCCGGGTGTTCTTCCACGCCGGATTATAAAAACCCGCCCTGGAACCCTGAGGTGCCGGTAAAACGCGCGATGCAGTGGATGCCAATCACCGTGAAAGCTGGCGAGGCCTGGGGCGTCAGCCCGCGTCTGGTGACGGCGATTATCGCCGTGGAATCGGGCGGCAACCCGACGCTTGTGAGCAAATCCAACGCCGTCGGGCTGATGCAGATCAAAGCCTCCACCGCCGGGCGCGAAGTCTACCGCTATATGGGCTGGAGCGGTCAGCCGTCGTCCAGCGAGCTGAAAAACCCGGAGCGCAATATTTCGCTTGGCACCGCGTATTTGAGCATTCTGGAGCACGGCGTGCTGAAGGGCATTGAAGAGCCGCAAACCATGCAGTACGCGCTGGTGGTCTCTTATGTGAATGGCGCGGGCGCACTGCTACGTACGTTCTCGTCGGATCGCAAAACCGCTATCGAGAAGATTAACGACCTGAGCCCGGATGAGTTTGTCGACCATGTCGCGAAAAACCATCCGGCGCCGCAGGCCCCGCGTTATATCTGGAAAGTGCAGCAGGCGATGAACGCCATGTGATTAGCGCACCCGGCTGGCTTTTTCCCGGGCGATACGCTCCAGCGCGAAGATAATGCGCTGGAGCTCGCGCTCCGTCGCCGGGCTGACGTTTAAGAAGCGAAAGCTCAGGCGCGGCGTGGCGATGGTTTCGTTTTTACTGTCCACCACTTTGCGCTCGCTGATAGTCAGCAGCTGCGCGTCGAAGCGAAATTTTCCCCACTCCAGCAGATCGATTTCCAGCGGCGAGAATTGCATGCCGGCTTCCAGCCCTTCCGGCATCGTGCCTTCCAGCAGCGTTCCCATACCACCGAGCGACAGATCCTGTAAGCGCCCGCGAAACAGTTTGCCGTCCGGCATCCGCGCCAGACAGTAAAACTGCGGCTGTACCGGCGCGCTGATGCGAAAATGCTCGCGGCGCTGCACAAACCATATCGCTTCTGGCAGCGGGGCGACAAAGGCAGGCAGATTCTGATACTCCCCGGCGTTCAGCGCAGGCAGATTAAACTCCACCTTGGCGCCCTGGGCTTCGGCGCTGAACTGGATATGCGTCGCTTTTTGCACCGCCTGGTTTTCGCTGGTCTGGCTGCCGAAATCCAGCACCAGCTGGTCCGGCGACGCATCGAGAATGCGGCTGATAAATTGCCAGCTACCCCATGAAAGGCGGATCGGCGCCTGGCTTTTTTGCAAGTCGCGCAAAATCCCCAGTACGGCCAGCGGGTTTTGCTTCAGAAACTGCTCACTGTAATTGCTCACGTCGCGTGATTCCTTTAAATACTGACAGAGAGATGTGGATGGTTATCGGCCCGCGCGCCTGAAACTTAAGATTTATCCTAAAATATTTTTATTTCAGTATGAGGATAATCCGAGCTTACCGGAAGAATCTTTATTTATTACCTATACTTGAATCACTTCGGTTTACCGCGGCTTGCGGCAAGCCATTCTGAGAACTTAACCAAGAGGGTGGAGACTATGGGTATTTTGTCCTGGATAGTGTTTGGGCTTATTGCAGGCATCATCGCCAAACTGATTATGCCAGGCCGCGACGGCGGCGGATTTATTCTGACCTGCGTGCTGGGGATTGTCGGCGCCGTGGTCGGCGGCTGGCTGGCGACCTTCTTTGGTATCGGCGGCAGCGTGACGGGCTTTAATCTGCCAAGCTTCCTGGTGGCGGTTGTCGGCGCGATTGTGGTGCTGCTGGTGTTCCGCATGGTGCGCAGGGATTAACCCCACGGCATCCACGCGTTTATAAAAAACGGCCCCGCGGGGCCGTTTTTTTATGTCAGAAATCGTAGCCGACCGTTGCGGTCACGCTGCGCTCCGCCCCCCAGTAGCAGTTGGTGGTATAGCAGCCGGAAATATAGTCGCGATCGGTCAGGTTATTCGCCGTCACCTGAACAAACGCCCCTTTGAGCGCGCTGTTCCAGGCGCCGAGATCGGCCTTGACCATCGCATCCATCAGCGTCACGGAAGAGACGCGACGCGTGTTCTGGTCATCCGCCCACTGCTTGCCGATATAGCGCACGCCCGCGCCCGCGCTAATGCCGTAATCGAACTGATAGTGCGCCCAGAGCGAGGCTATCTGATCCGGCGTCAGCAGCGGCGTGTTGCCATTTTTACCCCCGAGAGAGTCTTCAAAACGCACACGGTTCCAGCTGTAGCCTGCAATGGTGCTCAAACGCGGCGTAAGCTGGTTACGCGCTTCAATTTCCACGCCTTGCGACTTCACGTTACCGACGGCCTGATAGCTCGACGTCGCGATATTTTCATCGCGCTGGGAGACATCTTTCTGTTTCAGATCGTACATAGCGATGGTGTACATATCCGACGTGCCTGGCGGCTGGTACTTCAGGCCGCCTTCATACTGTTCAGAAGTGCTGGGCTTAAGAAAATCACCGCTGGCATCGAACAGGATGGATGGGGTGATCGCCTGGCTGTAGCTGATATAGGGCGATAACCCGTTTTCGAAGGCATAGAGCAGCGAGGCGCGCCCGCCAACATGGTCATCAGAGCGACGGATCGTGGTGCCTGCGGTATCACTTACCTGTCGGGATACGATGCGGTCATAGCGGCCAGAAAGCGTGGCGTGCCAGCGATTCCACTCCAGCTCATCCTGCAGATAGACGCCGGTCTGATAGTAACGACGATTAAAGTCATTCGTGGAAGTGACCACATGCCCGGTTTGCGCCGTATCGCCGGTGAACGGGTTGTACGGCGCGGCGGTGCCGTACGCGCCCTGGATATCATTGCGGAACCGATGATATTCCGCGCCCAGCACGACGGTGTGGTTCACCTCGCCCGTCGCGAAATCCGCCTGCAGGCGGTTATCGGTTGACCACGCGTTAAGCGACTCCTCATAGCCGACATAGCCGCGCGCCAGCTGGTTATTGCTAAGCCACCCTGTCTGGTAAACCTGATCCAGCGAGGCGTTGCTGTGGGTATAGCTGCCGCTGGAGTGTACCGACCACGTCTCGTTAAAGCGGTGATCAAACTCCACGCTGTAAATCTGCTGGCGGCGGCGATAGCCATCGCCGGCGTCGCCTTCGTTATAGGTGTGGCTGACTTTGCGGCCATTGTGTGAATAAAGCGATCCCTCGGCAGGCGAAGAGCCGTGATAGCCGCCTGACGGATCTTTTTGCAGATACGCGCTTAACAGCAGGCTGGTATCGCTGTCCGGTTGCCAGAGCAGGGAGGGCGAAATCGCGTAACGCTCTTCCCGGGTATTGTCGTACTGGGTATCTGTGTTGCGGGTAATGCCGGTCAGGCGGTATGCCCACTGATCGTTAATGGCGTCTGTGTAATCAAACGCGGCGCTTTTGGTATTTTGCGTGCCGGCGGACAGGCGGAAATGCCCCTCGGAATCGAACTGCGGACGTTTAGCCGTGAGATTCACCAGCCCGCCCGGAATGGTTTGTCCGTAAAGCGCGGATGACGGGCCTTTAATCACATCCACGCGTTCAATAAACCACGGATCGATTTGCAAAATGTTATGGCTGCCGCCGTCGCTCATCAGGCGCATGCCGTTGAGGAAAATATTATCGACATCGCCGCCGTGAAAACCGCGCAGCGCCAGCGCGTCAAAGCGCGTCGCGCCGCCGCCCACATTTGAGAAAACGCCCGGCGTGTAATTGAGCGCCTCTGTAAACGTGCTGGCCCCCTGATCTTCCATCTGCTGACGCGTCACTACAGATACCGACTGCGCGGTCGTGATGAGCGGCTGGTCGGTTTTGGTCGCGCCGGTGCTGCTTTTTACCGTATAGCCTTCAGTGGGGGAGGTAGCAGTTTGCGCAGGGGCGGCGCTGACGGTGATGGTCTCTTCAGCAAGCGTTGCGTGCGGCGCGGCCAGCGCCAGCGCACAGAGCGCTGCGGAGCGTTTCAGGGTTAAAGCCATTTTCATTGTTGTCTTCTCAGGTTTGCCCGCTGCTGGTGTAACAGGGACGTAACGATATGTAATAAAGAATGCGAATTATTATCGTTAAGGGCGGGGGATTTCAACTGACAAAATTGGCGGGGAAAATATATCTGGTGAAAAAGAGCGCGAAGCGCGTCAGAAAGCGAAAAAAACTGCCCCCGAACGAGGGCAGTGGGAGGTCACGCCGGTATTACTGTGCCGGAGCCGGAGCGCTGCTGGTCGGCGCGGCAGGCGCGTTAGCTTCGGCAGGTGCCGCAGATTCCGCTTTCGCCGGCGCGGCGGTTTCCGCTTCGGCAGGCGTGTTCTGCGCGGCGGGTTTGCTCAGCATTTTGCCGTCCTGCTGCGGTGCCGCAGATTCCGCTTTCGCCGGTGCGGCGGTTTCCGCTTCGGCAGGCGTGTTCTGCGCGGCGGGTTTGCTCAGCATTTTGTTGTCCTGCTGCGGTGCGCTAGCGCTGCCAGGACGCGTCTGCGGCACGTCATTACACGGTTTTTCCGTGCCGCACAGCAGGTCGAGCATTTTTAGCGTCACGCCGTTCGTCCAGCCGAAACCGTCCTGCAACGGGTATTCACCGCCGCCGCCGCCGGTGCCGGTAGAGGAGACATCATATTTCTCCACCAGTTTCTGCTCGCGGTTATAGGTGTGCTGCACGTTAGTCAGGAAACGCCAGGTGACGTCCATCGCCAGATCTTTCTGACCATAATTCATCAGCCCCTCAGTGGCGACCCACTGCAACGGCGCCCAGCCGTTTGGCGCATCCCATTGCTGGCCGGAGTTAACGGTGGTGGTCAGAATACCGCCCGGTTTCAGTAGTTGCGCGCGGGTGGCGGCCGCCACTTTCTCGGCGCGATCCTGCGCCGCCGCTTTCACATACAGCGGGTACAGCGCGGCGGCGGTCAGCTGATCGCGCACCTTATTAGTTTTCAGATCGTAATCGGCATACCAGCCATGCTTCGCGTTCCACAGGTGGGTTTCCATCGCCTGCTGACGCTGGCTTGCGAGCGATTCATAGCGGGTAGCGCCCGCGGCGTCGCCCGACGCTTTGCTGGCGCGCGCCAGGGTTTTTTCCAGCTGGAACAGCAGGGCGTTGAGATCCACCGGCAGGATCGTGGTGGTGCGAATCGAGCCGAGCTGCTGGGGGTTATCCATCCAGCGCGAGCTGAAATCCCAGCCGGAGGCGGCACCTGCGCGCAGATCGCGATAGATTTCCGTCGCCGGACGATCCGGGTTGTTTTTAGCGGTGGTCACGTCGTCAAGCCAGGATTCGGTACGCGGCGCGTCGCGATCGTCCCAGTAGCGGTTCAGCAGCGCGCCGTCTTTCAGCTTCACCACGCGCTCATGGGCGTCGCCCGGGGCGAGATTTTCGCTGCCTTCCATCCAGTAGGCATACTCTTTTTGCAACTGCGGCAGATATTTTTTCAGCGTCTCGTCGCCGCCTTCATGGGTCGCCAGCAGTTCCACCATAAAGGAGAAGAACGGCGGCTGGGAACGGCTTAAATAGTAGCTGCGGTTGCCATTCGGGATATGGCCCCAGGCGTCAATCTCATGGGCGAAGTTATCGACCATATCCTGCACTTTATCCCAGCGATCGCTCTCGGCGAGGCCCAGCATAGTGAAGTAGGTGTCCCAGTAATAGACTTCGCGAAAACGTCCCCCCGGCACCACGTAAGGCTTCGGCAGCGGCAGCAGGGAATCCCATTTGCTGGCGGAATCGGTGGAGCGCGTCAGCACCGGCCACAGGCCGTCGATATGCTCGCGCAGGCTTTGGCCTGCGGGCGGCACATAGGCTTCACCTTTCTGCGGCAGGGTAAAGTTCAGCTCGACGAAGTGGCGTAAATCGAAGCCCGACTGGTTACGCTGCATGCGGTAGTCGGCCAGGATCATCAATGGGTCGCTTTTGGGCACCGCATCGGCGAAGGTTTTCTGATCGGGAAACAGCTTCGCGCTCTGCACATCGGTAAACAGCGGACCGAGCAGCTGATCCGGCGACTGCGGCGCGGCGCGTTCCGCGGGCGCGTCCTGCGCGCTGGCAGGCAGCGTGGAGAAGGCCAGCAGCGCGCCGCTGAGGGCGACCTGAATGGCGAAAAACAGCGTCCGGGGACGGCGCGTAACGGCTTGTGTCATCAATTAATTCTCCTTAACGGGGCGCAGCGCACACCACTGCGAATCAACCATATGAAAACCTTAGACGAATATTCCCGTTACGAGGGCGCGTAAAGGGGAAATTTCTGTTTTTCGCCCCCGGTTCAGCCCCGGTTTAGGTTAGCCGGGGCGAGGTCTGCCGGTGCACGAGCGTGACGGGAACCCACTCGACGCGCGCGGGCGTATGCGGCTGGCGCGCGCGGTCGGCGAGACAGTCGAGCGCCCGTGCGGCAAGCGCCGTCACATCCTGATGCAGCGTGGTAAGTTGATAAGCGTCATACGCCGTCTGCGGGGTGTTGTCGAACCCGATCAGATGAAAATCGTGCGGCGCGGTTTTGCCAAGCCGCCGCATGCCGTCGAGAAAGCCGCAGGCGAGCTGCGCGTTGGCGCAGAAAATCCCGTCCAGCGAGGCGTGAGCGCTGCGCGCCGCCGCAAGGCCCCCCTGGTAGCCGTCTTCCGGCGCGTTAAGTGGCGTGGCATGCGCCTCGCGCACTCCGCGCGCGCGGAGCGCCGCCTGAAACGCCGCGCCGCGCTCAACGCCCGCCCAGGTCGAGTGCGGATAGTTAAGCCAGCCGAAGCGGCGACAGCCCGCGTCGCACAGCTGCGCGGCGGCAAGCTGCGCGCCCTGGGCGTTATCGGAGCAGACCGTGTCCACCCGCGCATGCGTTGCCGGGCGGTTAATGCCGACCACCGGGATCTGATGCCGCACGCAGTCATCGATAATGGCCTCGGGCGGCTGGCCGGACGTCACCACCACGCCTGAGACGCGATATTGCATAAAACGGCGCAGCGTCACCTCAAGCTCCGTCTCGCCGGCGATTTCCGTCACCAGCGCCTGGTAGCCGCGCTGCGAAATAGCCTTAATGAGCGCCTCCAGCAGCGCGCTGCGAAACGGATCGCCGATGCGCGCCACAATCACGCCGATAAGCTGGCTGCGCTGGCGGTTAAGCCCCTGCGCCAGAAAATTAACCTGATACCCAAGCTCTCTGGCGGCGGCCAGCACCCGCGCTTTGGTCTCAGGTGAAATGCTGCCGCTGTCGCCAAGCGCGCGCGACACCACGGCGCGCGACACGCCCGCAAGCGTCGCGACATCCTGCGCCGTTACCGCCCCCCGCGTCTGACGCGGCTTCATAACGCCGCCCGCAGGCGAGCCAGATCGTAACGCTGGCCGTCTTGTGCTAAAAACAGCGCCGGGTGGCGCTCGCAGGCGTCGCGAATAGCCGGAATATCCGCCTCCCAGCAGTGATAAAGCCCCAGCGCGGGCAGTTGCAGGCATTCGCACACCGTCAGGCAGGAGGGGAAATCGCCGTGGGAGGCGTCATCCTCCAGCGCCTGCCACGAGGCGCACTCCTGAAACGCCAGCGTCGCGCCGGCCATCAGCGCCAGGCTGTCGGGCGTCGGCCGGCCGTCACCGCTGTAAAACAGCGCCATGCCGTGCGCGTCGATGCGCAGCGCGCGGCACGGGATTTCATGCTGCGTCGGCGCGCTGCGGATGCGCCAGTCGCGCCAGCGCGACTCGGCGGTAATATCCTGCCAGTCGATATCAAAACAGAACGTGGTCTGCGGCCAGACCGCCAGCAGAGACAACTGCTGCAACACCGCGCGCTGGGCAGGCTCGCAAAAAATAGTGAGCGGTTTGACGCGCCCGAAACTTTTCCACTGGTTCAGCAGCGGGGCGAGCCCCGCGCAGTGGTCGGGGTGGATATGGGTAAACCAGATAACGTCGATAGCGTTAATGTCCGTTTTACGCTGCCACAGCGCGCGCGGGATCGTCGGGCCGCAATCCACCAGCCACTGCCCGCCGCCCTGGATAGTGATTGACGAGGTATTTTGCTGCGTGGCAAACGCGCTGCCGCTGCCGAGCACATCAATAATCATTTTCCCACCTGTTTTCCCGCTCACTTAATTAAATTGTCACAAAGGCGCGACAAAGTAGGTGCCTATCATGTCGGGGCGACGTTGCATTTTTTTTACACCGTAGTGAACACGTGTTCATCGTTAAAAATAATGTCGCGAGAATGCAGGTGAGGGCGATGAGTTATTTACAGATAACGCAATTAAAAATGGGCTATGGCGATAACACGGTGCTTCACAATATTGATTTATCCGTGCATCGCGGGGAAATGATTGCGCTGCTTGGCCCGTCCGGCTGTGGGAAAACGACGCTGTTAAACGCGCTGTGCGGTTTTGTGCCAGTGGAATCCGGTGAGATTATTCTCGCCGGGCGCAATATCACGGCGCTGGCGCCGGAGCGGCGCAATATTATTATGGTGTTCCAGAGTTATGCGTTATGGCCGCATTTTACGGTGGCGCAAAATATTGGCTTTGGATTAACCCTGCGTAAATTACCGAAGGCCGACATCCAGGCGCAAATAAAAAAGATGCTGGCTTTGGTGAATTTATCCGGCTTTGAAGACCGCAAAATCAGCGCGCTGTCCGGCGGGCAGCGGCAGCGCGTGGCGCTGGCCCGGGCGCTGGCGGTAGAGCCGGATGTGCTCGTGCTCGACGAGCCGCTCTCAAACCTTGATGCCCGCGTGCGCCTGAATGTGCGCCATGAAATCAAAACCCTGCAACAGCAGCTCGGTTTTACCTCGCTTATCGTCACCCACGATCAGGAAGAGGCGCTGGTGATGGCCGACCGCGTAGCGGTGCTCAACCAGGGTCGTATTGAACAGGTCGGCACTCCGCAGGCCATCTGGCAGCAGCCTCAAACGCCGTTTGTGGCCGATTTTATGGGCGCCACGAACCGTATTCGCGCGCAGGCGGGCGAGACGCTCTGTTTTCGCAGCGCCGACGTGACGATAAGCGCCGCGCCCGGCACGGCCCTCGCGGGCGGGCTGACGCTTGCGGGCGTTGTCGAGCAGAGCGCATTTATGGGGCACCAGTATCGCCACAGCGTGCGGGTCGACCATCATCTTTTCCAGGCGGACAGCCCGCAGAGCTGGCCCGTCAACGCCGCCGTGGCGCTGCATGTGCCAGCCCGGGCGCTGCACCGTTTTAACCAGCCTTAGTTCTCTTTTACTCACACAGTCAGGGGTATTTCATGTTTGCTAAAACTCACATTGCGCTGTGCGCGGCGCTCTCGTTCGGCACGCTTGCCAGCGCGCAGGCGGAAACGGTGCTGAACGTGGCGACAGCGGGCGACCAGAATATGGTCGATTACGTTAAAACCTTTCTTGCGCCACGCTTCGAGGCGAGTCATCCCGGTGTGAAAATCCGGGTGGTCGGCACCGGGCCTGGGGGTGCGGGCTCTAATAAAATCATCGAAAAGCTGACCGCCCAGCAGCAGAGCGGGTCGCCGCAGTGGGATATCGACGTCGCGGTTGTGCATCAGAAGGCGGGTGGGGAGCTTGTGGAAAAGGGGCTGCTGGCGAAATTCCGCGACCAGATCCCGACCGGGAAAATGGTCTCGCAGGCGAGCGCCCGCAATGCGCTGGGCGTGGATGTCGACGGCTATGTGATGCCGATGTTCCTGAGCCAGACGGCGCTTGCTTACAACAGCGAGCTGGTAAAAACGCCGCCCGCCTCGTATGACGAGCTGGTGCGGTGGGCGCAGAAAAACCCGAAGGCGTTTGGCTATAACGGCATCAAAAACGGCATGTCCGGCGTGAGTTTCGTGGTGGGCTGGATCTACGCTTACGGCACCGACGCCGCGCGGCTCAGCGCGCAGCCTTATGATAAAAGCGTCGAGAAAAGCTGGGGGCCCGCGTTTGAAAAACTCAAAGCTTTTAACCAGAACGTGACCTTCACGCCGGGCAACGCCGGCACGCTCGATATGCTAAGCCGCGGCGAAATCGCCATGGGGCCTGTGTGGGTGGATATGTTTTATAGCTGGAAAGATCAGGGCAAAGTGCCGCCGTCGCTGAAGCTCGCGCTGATTGCGCCGGGGATGCCGGGCCAGCCGATGTATTACGTCGTCCCGGCCCGTGCGGCGCAGGCGACGCTTGCGCAGGACTTTATCGCGCTCGCGACAAGCCCGGACGTGCAGGCGCAGGGCATCGTTAAGCAGTTCAACTGGTATCCGGGCATCGACGCGCAGTACGTAAAAGCAAAGCTCGACGCGCCGACCTGGCAGAAATTGTTCGCCGAAATCTCGCCGCAGACGCTGGCGAACTACGGCAAGAGCTTCCCGATTGCCCCGTACTTTGACGATATCAAAGAGGGCTACGAGAGCCAGGTCTCAAACTGACCCCCGCGCGCCCGACGGTCGCGTCGGGCGCTGTTCTGGTGACTTTCCGGGAATAACCTGATGAGAAAATCCCTTCATTACGGCCTGCTGGTAGCGCCCGCCGCGCTGCTTACCGCCGTCCTGTTTTTATATCCGCTGGGCTTTTCGCTGGTGTCGGCGTTTGTCACCGACGCCTCAGGGTTTACCCTGACGCACTTTCGTAAAGTTTTTGACCTCTACTCGCAGGACATTCTGTTCTCGCTTGCTATCGTGCTGGTGTCGGTGGCCCTGCTGGCGGTTATCGCCGTGACGCTTTCCGGCGTTATTGTGCTCTCGCCATACCCTCTTCTGGCGCGCGCGTTCGGGCTGCTTTACCGTCTGCCGCTGTTTATTCCGTTTATCGTGACGGCGCAGATGATGCGCACGTTTCTCGCCAAAAACGGCCTGATGAATAACGCGCTGGTGGCAGGCGGTCTGATGACGCCGCTCGACACCGTCTCCTGGCTCGGCTGGAAGGGCATCATTATTACGTTCGTCTGGAAGCAGATGGCGTTTGTGACGCTCCTGACCTGCGGCGCGATGGCGGCGATTGAGCCCTCGCAGATCCAGGCGGCGAAAAATCTCGGCGCGTCGCGCCTGCGGATTCTGTTGCAGGTGCTGCTGCCCCAGGCGCTGCCGACGCTCGGCGTGGCGCTGGTGCTCTCCACCGTCACGATGCTCTCGGTATTGTCGGTGCCGCTGATGATAGGCACCGGCACGCCCACCATGATGACCGTCGATATGGCGTTTCGCGTCAGCTCTTATGGCGATTATCACGTCGCGAACGCGCTCGGGGTTATCTCATATCTGATTTGCGCCGCGCTGTCGTGGTTTTACCTGCGCCATACGCTTAAAGAGAAAGGAGCCCACGCATGAGCCCGATGGCGGAAAACCCGGCGTTCACGCCCGCGCGCGCCTTTAGCCTGACGCCGTTTCGCGCGGGCCTCTTCTGGCAGACGCTGCTGCTGGTGTTGCTGCTGCTGATACTGCTCGGCCCGGTGCTGAATCTGCTTATCTGGACCGTGGCGGAGCGCTGGTATTTCCCGCACGCGCTGCCCGCCGAATGGGGAATGAAATACTGGTCGCAGGTATTCAGCCCCTACAGCGATGTCGGGGGATCGCTGCTCACCAGTATCGGCATCGCGCTACTGACCGTGGCGGTGTGTCTCGTGGTGGCGGTGCCCGCCGGCTACGCGCTCTCCCGCAAGGGAATGCCGCTGCGCTTTTTCTTTATGCTGCTGTTTCTGATCCCGCAGGCGTTTCCGGGACTGACGGTCTATATGAACGTGGCGCGGCTCTTTTATCAGTGGGGGCTGAACGGGACGATAACGGGCGTAGTGCTGGTCCACAGCGTTCACGGCATGATGTACGCCATCTGGATAAGCGTGGCGGCGTTCAGCAGCGTCGACCCGCTACTTCCGCGCGCCGCGCGCAACCTCGGCGCGAGCGCGGCGTACACGTTCTTTCGCATCGTGCTGCCGCAGGCGGCGCCTGGCATCATCGCCGCCAGCATTTTTGTGTTTCTGGAGTCGCTGGATGAGTTTACCGGCGCGTTTTTTGTCGGCGCTCCGGATATCAGCACGCTGCCGCTACTGCTTTATAACGCCAGTATGTCCGGCAATTATCAGATCTCGTCGATTACCGCGCTGATCCTGCTGCTCCCGTCGGTGGTGTTTATGCTGGTGGTGAATAAGTTCATGCGCCCGGAGATGCTCTCGAAGCTCGGCAAATAACGGCGTTTAGCCTGTCTCGCCGAGCAGCGCGCGCGTGTCGGCCACGGCGCGCGTCAGGAGCGCCACTGCCTCTTC is a window of Cronobacter muytjensii ATCC 51329 DNA encoding:
- a CDS encoding alpha,alpha-trehalase, translating into MTQAVTRRPRTLFFAIQVALSGALLAFSTLPASAQDAPAERAAPQSPDQLLGPLFTDVQSAKLFPDQKTFADAVPKSDPLMILADYRMQRNQSGFDLRHFVELNFTLPQKGEAYVPPAGQSLREHIDGLWPVLTRSTDSASKWDSLLPLPKPYVVPGGRFREVYYWDTYFTMLGLAESDRWDKVQDMVDNFAHEIDAWGHIPNGNRSYYLSRSQPPFFSFMVELLATHEGGDETLKKYLPQLQKEYAYWMEGSENLAPGDAHERVVKLKDGALLNRYWDDRDAPRTESWLDDVTTAKNNPDRPATEIYRDLRAGAASGWDFSSRWMDNPQQLGSIRTTTILPVDLNALLFQLEKTLARASKASGDAAGATRYESLASQRQQAMETHLWNAKHGWYADYDLKTNKVRDQLTAAALYPLYVKAAAQDRAEKVAAATRAQLLKPGGILTTTVNSGQQWDAPNGWAPLQWVATEGLMNYGQKDLAMDVTWRFLTNVQHTYNREQKLVEKYDVSSTGTGGGGGEYPLQDGFGWTNGVTLKMLDLLCGTEKPCNDVPQTRPGSASAPQQDNKMLSKPAAQNTPAEAETAAPAKAESAAPQQDGKMLSKPAAQNTPAEAETAAPAKAESAAPAEANAPAAPTSSAPAPAQ
- a CDS encoding LacI family DNA-binding transcriptional regulator — translated: MKPRQTRGAVTAQDVATLAGVSRAVVSRALGDSGSISPETKARVLAAARELGYQVNFLAQGLNRQRSQLIGVIVARIGDPFRSALLEALIKAISQRGYQALVTEIAGETELEVTLRRFMQYRVSGVVVTSGQPPEAIIDDCVRHQIPVVGINRPATHARVDTVCSDNAQGAQLAAAQLCDAGCRRFGWLNYPHSTWAGVERGAAFQAALRARGVREAHATPLNAPEDGYQGGLAAARSAHASLDGIFCANAQLACGFLDGMRRLGKTAPHDFHLIGFDNTPQTAYDAYQLTTLHQDVTALAARALDCLADRARQPHTPARVEWVPVTLVHRQTSPRLT
- a CDS encoding MBL fold metallo-hydrolase, producing MIIDVLGSGSAFATQQNTSSITIQGGGQWLVDCGPTIPRALWQRKTDINAIDVIWFTHIHPDHCAGLAPLLNQWKSFGRVKPLTIFCEPAQRAVLQQLSLLAVWPQTTFCFDIDWQDITAESRWRDWRIRSAPTQHEIPCRALRIDAHGMALFYSGDGRPTPDSLALMAGATLAFQECASWQALEDDASHGDFPSCLTVCECLQLPALGLYHCWEADIPAIRDACERHPALFLAQDGQRYDLARLRAAL
- a CDS encoding ABC transporter ATP-binding protein; translation: MSYLQITQLKMGYGDNTVLHNIDLSVHRGEMIALLGPSGCGKTTLLNALCGFVPVESGEIILAGRNITALAPERRNIIMVFQSYALWPHFTVAQNIGFGLTLRKLPKADIQAQIKKMLALVNLSGFEDRKISALSGGQRQRVALARALAVEPDVLVLDEPLSNLDARVRLNVRHEIKTLQQQLGFTSLIVTHDQEEALVMADRVAVLNQGRIEQVGTPQAIWQQPQTPFVADFMGATNRIRAQAGETLCFRSADVTISAAPGTALAGGLTLAGVVEQSAFMGHQYRHSVRVDHHLFQADSPQSWPVNAAVALHVPARALHRFNQP
- a CDS encoding ABC transporter substrate-binding protein — translated: MFAKTHIALCAALSFGTLASAQAETVLNVATAGDQNMVDYVKTFLAPRFEASHPGVKIRVVGTGPGGAGSNKIIEKLTAQQQSGSPQWDIDVAVVHQKAGGELVEKGLLAKFRDQIPTGKMVSQASARNALGVDVDGYVMPMFLSQTALAYNSELVKTPPASYDELVRWAQKNPKAFGYNGIKNGMSGVSFVVGWIYAYGTDAARLSAQPYDKSVEKSWGPAFEKLKAFNQNVTFTPGNAGTLDMLSRGEIAMGPVWVDMFYSWKDQGKVPPSLKLALIAPGMPGQPMYYVVPARAAQATLAQDFIALATSPDVQAQGIVKQFNWYPGIDAQYVKAKLDAPTWQKLFAEISPQTLANYGKSFPIAPYFDDIKEGYESQVSN